Proteins found in one Halogeometricum rufum genomic segment:
- a CDS encoding phage tail sheath family protein, translating to MPEYLSPGVYIEEIETGAMPIEGVGTSTAGFVGPTERGPVEPQLVTSFADYQRTFGGVTTASFQGSDTPRKSYLAYAVDGFFRNGGSRVFVGRVTAGEAETATATIGDVTVRANGPGTWGTNVQVEVAESDIEGRFTVFVRYWRDGIPDDDSVEPTVEERYDDLDATEGTPDYYAKSVNNASSLVEIDENAPGALPVGTTALEAGADGELGVDDFEGVEDDVVPTPSGGERIRRTGLKGFTQVDEIAIVCIPDEAKLSGLRGLLRGHCRETEDRFAILQTDQGVNPDTLSTDGLPNDAVSERGLAALYYPWVKVLDPFTNVETLVPPGGHVAGVYARTDTNRGVHKAPANEQLQGVQGLEHEIRRVDQNGLNPKGINCIRAFRGRGIRIWGARTTSPKTIWRYVNVRRLFLFLEESLDEGTQWAVFEPNDEPLWARVRQSVTDFLTGVWRDGALQGTTPEEAFYVKCDRTTMTQDDIDKGRLIIEVGVAPVKPAEFVIFRITQWTAGAEGA from the coding sequence ATGCCAGAATATCTTTCGCCAGGCGTGTACATCGAGGAGATAGAGACAGGGGCGATGCCGATAGAAGGCGTCGGAACCAGCACAGCAGGGTTCGTCGGCCCGACGGAACGAGGGCCGGTCGAACCCCAACTCGTCACGAGTTTCGCTGACTACCAGCGCACGTTCGGCGGCGTAACGACGGCTTCGTTTCAAGGGAGTGATACCCCGCGAAAGTCGTACCTCGCGTACGCCGTGGACGGCTTCTTCCGCAACGGCGGGTCGCGGGTCTTCGTCGGCCGCGTGACCGCGGGCGAGGCGGAGACTGCGACAGCGACCATCGGCGACGTGACGGTCCGCGCGAACGGCCCGGGCACGTGGGGTACCAACGTCCAAGTTGAGGTCGCCGAATCCGACATCGAAGGCCGATTCACGGTGTTCGTCAGGTACTGGCGCGACGGGATTCCCGACGACGATTCGGTGGAGCCGACCGTCGAGGAACGGTACGACGACCTGGACGCGACGGAAGGAACGCCCGACTACTACGCGAAGAGCGTCAACAACGCCTCGTCGCTGGTCGAAATCGACGAGAACGCCCCGGGGGCGCTTCCCGTCGGGACCACGGCTCTCGAAGCGGGCGCGGACGGCGAGCTCGGCGTCGACGACTTCGAGGGCGTCGAGGACGACGTGGTTCCCACACCCTCCGGCGGCGAGCGAATACGCCGAACGGGGCTGAAGGGGTTCACTCAGGTCGACGAGATAGCCATCGTCTGCATCCCCGACGAGGCGAAACTTTCGGGACTCCGCGGACTCCTCCGCGGCCACTGCCGAGAGACGGAGGACCGCTTCGCCATCCTGCAGACCGACCAGGGGGTGAATCCGGACACGCTCAGCACCGACGGCCTGCCGAACGACGCCGTCTCCGAACGTGGTCTCGCGGCCCTGTACTACCCGTGGGTGAAGGTGCTGGACCCGTTCACGAACGTGGAGACGCTGGTACCGCCGGGGGGTCACGTCGCCGGGGTTTACGCCCGGACGGACACCAACCGAGGCGTCCACAAGGCGCCGGCGAACGAACAGTTGCAGGGCGTACAGGGGTTAGAACACGAGATTCGGAGGGTCGACCAGAACGGACTGAATCCGAAGGGAATCAACTGCATCCGCGCGTTCCGCGGCCGCGGCATCCGTATCTGGGGGGCGCGAACCACCTCGCCGAAGACGATTTGGCGATACGTCAACGTCCGCCGACTGTTCTTGTTCCTCGAAGAGTCGTTGGACGAGGGGACGCAGTGGGCGGTGTTCGAACCGAACGACGAACCGCTGTGGGCGCGGGTTCGACAGTCCGTTACGGACTTCCTGACCGGCGTCTGGCGGGACGGCGCGCTTCAAGGGACGACGCCCGAGGAGGCGTTCTACGTCAAGTGCGACCGAACGACGATGACGCAGGACGACATCGACAAGGGACGACTCATCATCGAAGTCGGCGTCGCCCCGGTCAAGCCGGCGGAGTTCGTCATCTTCAGAATCACCCAGTGGACAGCCGGTGCGGAAGGAGCCTGA
- a CDS encoding NAD(P)/FAD-dependent oxidoreductase, translating into MRIAIIGGGIYGTAIAYFLEQMDSSHEVLLFEKDSISGVSTGKSAGIVRHHYSDEIQIRFAKRGRELLERLPELVGSDGGFYQNGYLILAGESNEDQFRKNVRMQKDVGLDVEFVDPDELDSIVPGLDSDGVAVAALEHEAGFADPYLVATGFANQARTLGAEIRTNEPVTDLELADGSVETVETASDRYDVDVVVNAAGPWADDVAEMAGVDLPLTMYEAKVVCLSSGNDLTDYPTVSDVDSGLYAKPELNGDFLSGGMEREGGHRSVDDRRSLGGVTNDDLEMVGQMLDDRLPRYADADVVDSWSEVITAPPDWHQIIGTPPTVDNFYIVAGGSGHGFKEAPGFAESIAETILGRKPTISLDRYRPTRFETGDAFSGGYGDGSRS; encoded by the coding sequence ATGCGAATTGCTATCATAGGGGGCGGTATCTACGGTACCGCAATCGCCTACTTCCTCGAACAGATGGACAGTTCACACGAGGTCCTCCTCTTCGAGAAAGACTCGATCTCCGGAGTATCGACCGGCAAATCGGCCGGAATCGTTCGTCATCACTACTCAGATGAAATTCAGATTCGATTCGCCAAGCGAGGCAGAGAACTCCTCGAACGGCTTCCCGAGTTAGTGGGCTCCGACGGCGGGTTCTACCAGAACGGCTACCTCATCTTAGCAGGTGAATCGAACGAGGATCAGTTCCGGAAGAACGTTCGGATGCAGAAAGACGTCGGACTCGACGTCGAGTTCGTAGACCCGGACGAATTGGATTCGATCGTCCCGGGCCTCGACTCCGATGGTGTGGCTGTGGCCGCCTTAGAGCACGAAGCAGGATTTGCCGACCCGTACTTAGTCGCAACCGGATTCGCAAATCAGGCTCGCACGCTCGGTGCCGAGATCCGAACCAACGAACCGGTTACCGATCTCGAACTCGCTGACGGGAGCGTCGAGACGGTCGAAACGGCTTCGGATCGGTACGACGTCGACGTCGTAGTGAACGCTGCAGGTCCGTGGGCTGACGACGTAGCCGAGATGGCGGGCGTCGACCTTCCGTTGACGATGTACGAGGCGAAGGTCGTCTGTCTATCGTCCGGCAACGACCTCACCGACTACCCCACGGTCTCCGATGTCGACTCGGGTCTGTATGCAAAGCCCGAATTGAACGGTGACTTTCTCTCCGGCGGCATGGAACGAGAGGGCGGTCACAGGAGCGTCGACGATCGCAGATCGTTGGGTGGGGTCACTAACGACGACCTCGAGATGGTCGGCCAGATGCTGGACGATCGTCTCCCCCGATACGCCGACGCGGACGTCGTCGACTCCTGGAGTGAAGTGATTACTGCGCCGCCGGATTGGCATCAGATAATCGGTACTCCGCCAACCGTCGATAACTTCTACATCGTTGCGGGCGGCAGCGGTCACGGGTTCAAAGAAGCGCCCGGATTTGCAGAGTCTATCGCCGAGACGATACTCGGACGTAAACCGACGATCAGTCTCGATCGGTATCGACCGACCCGGTTCGAGACGGGCGACGCGTTCTCCGGTGGCTACGGCGACGGCAGTCGATCGTAG
- a CDS encoding NAD(P)/FAD-dependent oxidoreductase — translation MRIAIIGGGIYGTAVAYFLDRLGADDVVLFEKDSIGGVSTSRSAGIVRHHYGRSDHIRLAKRGREIIQQLERFTGHPGGFHRNGYLALTGTDDESTFRQTVRKQQEIGLDVEFVAPADLARYFDTIDTSGVAAAALERDAGFADPYLVAQAFARAAEENGVEMEPNTEIIGIRREGETVTAIETDSGRESVDYVVNAAGPWGAEIGEMVDVEIPLTWYESKVVVLSADSGYDLETPTLSDATQRLYAKPEPGGDFLVGGIDRPRVDRTLGLEGVTIEYLQTVQNALEKRLPQYADADVVETWSGIITASPDWYQIVGVPEGLKNFYNVVGGSGHGFKEAPGFAESIAHDILDSTAAVDLTPYRLERFRDGDQLGDTEMRRKKND, via the coding sequence ATGCGAATCGCTATCATAGGGGGCGGTATCTACGGAACCGCCGTTGCGTACTTTCTCGACAGACTGGGTGCCGACGACGTCGTACTGTTCGAGAAGGACTCCATCGGCGGCGTGTCGACGAGTCGGTCTGCGGGCATCGTGCGTCATCATTACGGCCGAAGTGACCACATCAGATTAGCCAAACGCGGACGTGAGATCATCCAACAGTTGGAGCGCTTCACGGGACACCCGGGTGGCTTCCATCGGAACGGATATCTGGCGCTTACCGGGACCGACGACGAGTCGACGTTCCGACAGACCGTTCGAAAACAGCAGGAGATCGGACTTGACGTGGAGTTCGTCGCTCCTGCCGACCTCGCGCGATATTTCGACACGATCGATACTTCGGGTGTCGCAGCGGCAGCGCTCGAGCGAGACGCAGGCTTTGCAGACCCGTACCTCGTCGCGCAAGCGTTCGCCAGGGCCGCCGAAGAGAACGGAGTCGAGATGGAACCGAACACCGAGATTATCGGGATTCGGCGAGAGGGCGAAACCGTGACTGCTATCGAGACCGACTCGGGAAGAGAATCCGTCGACTACGTGGTGAACGCAGCGGGCCCCTGGGGTGCGGAAATCGGGGAGATGGTCGACGTCGAGATTCCGCTCACGTGGTACGAATCGAAGGTTGTCGTCCTCAGTGCAGATTCGGGATACGATCTCGAAACTCCGACGCTCTCAGACGCGACCCAACGTCTGTACGCCAAACCCGAACCTGGTGGTGATTTCCTCGTCGGGGGCATCGACCGACCGAGAGTCGACCGCACGCTTGGACTGGAGGGTGTTACGATAGAGTACCTGCAGACGGTTCAGAACGCGCTCGAAAAGCGACTTCCGCAGTACGCCGACGCCGACGTCGTCGAAACCTGGTCCGGGATCATAACCGCATCACCCGACTGGTACCAGATTGTCGGCGTCCCAGAGGGGCTAAAGAACTTCTACAACGTCGTCGGCGGAAGCGGCCACGGCTTCAAGGAAGCGCCGGGGTTCGCCGAATCGATCGCTCACGACATCCTCGATAGCACGGCTGCGGTCGACTTGACCCCGTATCGACTCGAACGGTTCAGAGACGGTGATCAGCTCGGAGACACGGAGATGCGCCGGAAGAAGAATGATTGA
- a CDS encoding DUF4255 domain-containing protein, producing MAGRSAIADVGQTLVELLRTEMSDLVGRDEIALAAPSTVENGTDARLTLYLYRLTETADLKNVRPRVVDETTVRPPPLALDLYYLLTAHPSAGGADETERSEEQHTVLGRAMQVLHENRVVRGTDLAGTLADHDEEVRLTVEATDPPSLETMVSLWGTFPDQPFQPSVSYLVSPVRIETPDRSVSRVVEKEDRYHGGVGEAPRRNS from the coding sequence GTGGCCGGACGGTCGGCAATCGCCGACGTGGGGCAGACGTTGGTCGAGTTGCTCCGAACCGAGATGAGCGACCTCGTCGGACGGGACGAGATAGCTCTCGCCGCGCCCTCGACAGTCGAGAACGGGACCGACGCCAGATTGACGCTGTACCTGTATCGACTCACCGAGACGGCAGACCTCAAGAACGTCCGTCCGCGCGTGGTAGACGAGACGACGGTACGGCCCCCGCCGTTGGCACTGGACCTCTACTACCTCCTCACGGCCCACCCGTCTGCCGGCGGTGCCGACGAGACGGAACGCTCCGAAGAACAGCACACCGTCCTCGGACGGGCGATGCAAGTGCTCCACGAGAACCGAGTCGTTCGGGGGACGGACTTGGCGGGGACGCTGGCGGACCACGACGAAGAGGTCCGACTCACCGTGGAGGCAACCGACCCGCCGTCGCTGGAGACGATGGTGAGCCTGTGGGGGACGTTCCCGGACCAACCGTTTCAACCGTCCGTCTCTTACCTCGTCAGCCCCGTCCGAATCGAGACTCCGGACCGGTCCGTGAGCCGCGTGGTCGAGAAAGAGGACCGCTACCACGGCGGAGTCGGCGAGGCACCACGGAGGAACTCGTGA
- a CDS encoding MFS transporter, giving the protein MDSTQYRTTVFEGYSGRLLIALSLGWLAIQIGRNALPPLLPAMLAEFSISPFAGGVGLTLMWAFYALCHYPGGRLSDTNSRKPILILGLVILVGGFLLLSVARGYLSFLTALSLVGIGSGLYFIAMRANLADLFADHRGQAFGVQSAAGNFGSVSAGGLAAVILSLAVWELTLVPAVLLSCVALFAVHRWSTESYSLLETELALTSTFRRVFEAEETRVLLLVYSLFVFAWQGMAGFLPTYLQVSKSLTPAKASLAYAGVFAVGVVVMPLSGAVSDRLNRLWVAAGALFVCCLGFTSLLLVHSETLIYSALGLFAAGMMSYPPVMQAYLTDSFESKSVGGDFGAFKTVYSGVGSLGPAYVGLVASYFTYTAAYVGLACCLLGGVFLLTWLAAHG; this is encoded by the coding sequence GTGGACAGTACGCAGTATCGAACGACCGTGTTCGAGGGGTATTCCGGGAGACTACTGATCGCGCTCTCCCTCGGATGGCTCGCGATTCAGATCGGTCGGAACGCACTCCCACCGTTACTCCCGGCGATGCTCGCCGAGTTTTCCATCTCACCGTTCGCTGGCGGCGTCGGGCTCACACTCATGTGGGCGTTCTACGCGCTCTGTCATTACCCGGGAGGACGATTGTCCGACACCAATTCCAGAAAGCCCATTCTGATCCTCGGACTCGTAATCCTCGTCGGCGGATTTCTGCTGTTGTCGGTCGCTCGGGGATACCTGTCGTTCCTCACTGCGCTCTCCCTGGTCGGCATCGGCTCCGGGTTGTACTTCATCGCCATGCGTGCAAACCTCGCAGACCTCTTTGCAGACCACCGGGGACAGGCGTTCGGTGTCCAGTCCGCGGCGGGAAACTTCGGAAGCGTCTCGGCGGGTGGGCTCGCCGCCGTGATACTCTCCCTCGCTGTCTGGGAACTGACTCTCGTCCCCGCCGTTCTCTTGAGTTGCGTCGCACTCTTCGCGGTGCATCGCTGGAGTACCGAGTCGTATTCGCTCTTGGAGACCGAACTGGCGCTGACCTCGACGTTCAGACGCGTATTCGAGGCTGAGGAAACCCGGGTTTTGCTCCTCGTTTACTCGCTATTCGTCTTCGCGTGGCAGGGAATGGCGGGGTTTCTGCCGACGTATCTACAGGTCTCGAAGTCGCTGACCCCTGCAAAGGCGAGTCTGGCTTACGCCGGCGTCTTTGCGGTTGGCGTCGTTGTCATGCCGTTGTCTGGCGCAGTGAGTGATCGACTAAATCGGCTGTGGGTCGCCGCAGGGGCGCTCTTCGTCTGCTGTCTCGGGTTCACTTCTCTCCTGTTGGTGCACTCCGAGACGCTCATCTACTCGGCGCTCGGCCTCTTCGCCGCTGGAATGATGTCGTATCCTCCGGTCATGCAGGCGTATCTAACGGACTCGTTCGAGTCGAAATCGGTCGGCGGCGACTTTGGAGCGTTCAAAACCGTGTATAGTGGTGTGGGGAGCCTCGGCCCCGCCTACGTCGGCTTGGTGGCCAGCTATTTCACCTACACGGCCGCATACGTCGGGCTCGCCTGTTGCCTCCTCGGTGGCGTCTTCCTCTTGACGTGGCTCGCGGCTCACGGATAG
- a CDS encoding eCIS core domain-containing protein — protein MSSKTTENDSKSAESAKSTRSTGRSERGEGSSTASHPLVDAQRRYGNRAVRRVVGGGEQRRSDGSPSEARDERAAERTARRVVTTPERSPDGVGTDAGHGSTETTDAGETDARESDSGLSTEGESGAAVVRRASDAPATGSGEGLSPRGTASGGGEPIPPSVRAFFEPRFGRDFGHVRLHTGGRAAAASEALDARAFTYGSDIYFGANQYDSETSSGRELIAHELAHVEQQSNGGVPEVRRQSESDAGPEDEDAGQTLGDVEQSQLTSRGIQLDAAQESTLAATFPNGFMLGEERPVYVLGIGNTGTQSLRLPAIRIQQPPPLRAGVEVILFKVDKGRSILLRSVGGTGPDVVLDAGTGTDITGRSDDVRRLTETFRRASARGMIGNFVNFRVSHIDTDHFNAIESFLRASQLQRATIEITTQQLRQVSHAGWSSLEMSLRTGQEIVEIDVLGAGRRLGPSGGQVHERRAVVGNMEITEYRSVEAHRQLTETDRRTFDKNRTSPVTIVKDLVTGDRWLFGADARQRQFSESVDAVGQAALSRLLGAGGFHLRGVEQEHHGGAITTGPDVKGMIRKLRLTFEASDGTTRFFTQTSESFASGASASIRFLDLAGVNVERVTTDPSPEGRSEVIRGRGRTMETVQFDARSFTRVTEFVRTHEGELMRAAATRHETVMLRQRAEALHEAYSQGGAPARLRSSAEQIKQGLEVVERQTWARVDALFSAMESAAEGRQGMRAGRDMSIVTSALAAIRRHVESARLETFRRDIEIHENSLNAYGRAFQTMFSMFRAVQTEQWREVNRLRGVYESRLAEARAVLGQAEVHEHVRSAWKATRSHWTGEQIQRVAAQLGRATFAHRLMMSEFRVELLQSLGRQMRLNEMMSQAMHGGITGGRVSAPMRSRVGAGALAALEVIRIGVELAETAHQASIAKEAAEERARATGARTAMWWIRQGVRPTLALVKRGFWGGYDVVSGALTQEQILRVASGESIEATVPEYEKVVVTGVDSAELERVVYSQYLQSQTLEDWTRFNAGYPSDEAFKKFGDDWGVRLWDREEGEYRYVYDSAIQRPLNELHAHLERAQQARFERDVETSEEGSVRTVEDTGIVQDLRRVYVFSSGGSLRKLDFDDVEPRFLRVGTQTVRGKQYALVRAVDMRTFRRLSRYYWREYSHSVIGQHYSGPVYDVYRNAEGYALVHEDELTLTAGSRRFESEIRSRAGQSE, from the coding sequence ATGAGTTCGAAGACCACCGAGAACGACTCTAAGTCGGCCGAATCAGCGAAATCGACCCGCTCTACCGGACGGTCGGAACGCGGCGAGGGGTCCTCGACAGCCTCACACCCACTCGTCGATGCACAGCGTCGCTACGGTAATCGCGCCGTACGGAGGGTAGTGGGCGGCGGTGAGCAACGGCGTTCGGACGGCTCTCCGTCGGAAGCGCGCGACGAACGGGCCGCAGAGCGGACGGCACGACGCGTGGTTACGACGCCGGAGCGATCCCCCGACGGTGTCGGAACCGACGCCGGCCACGGCTCAACCGAGACCACAGACGCCGGAGAGACGGACGCCCGCGAGTCTGATTCCGGGCTTTCGACAGAAGGCGAGTCTGGAGCCGCGGTCGTTCGGCGGGCGAGCGACGCGCCGGCGACTGGGTCGGGCGAAGGGCTATCACCGCGGGGTACCGCCTCGGGCGGCGGTGAGCCGATACCGCCATCGGTGCGAGCGTTCTTCGAACCACGGTTTGGTCGGGATTTCGGTCACGTCAGATTACACACCGGCGGCCGCGCGGCCGCGGCGAGCGAGGCGCTCGACGCCCGTGCGTTCACGTACGGTTCGGACATCTACTTCGGTGCAAACCAGTACGATTCGGAGACGTCGAGCGGTCGGGAGCTCATCGCTCACGAGTTAGCGCACGTCGAGCAGCAGTCGAACGGGGGTGTCCCCGAAGTCCGGCGACAGTCGGAGAGTGACGCCGGCCCGGAGGACGAAGACGCGGGCCAGACCCTCGGCGACGTCGAACAGAGTCAGCTGACGAGTCGCGGCATCCAGTTGGACGCAGCACAGGAATCGACCCTCGCCGCGACGTTCCCGAACGGGTTCATGCTCGGCGAGGAGCGACCGGTGTACGTCCTCGGGATAGGGAACACCGGCACGCAGAGCCTGCGGCTCCCGGCGATTCGCATCCAGCAACCGCCCCCGCTGCGCGCTGGCGTCGAGGTGATCCTGTTCAAGGTCGACAAGGGCCGCTCGATTCTGTTGCGCTCGGTCGGCGGAACGGGTCCCGACGTCGTGTTGGACGCGGGAACGGGAACCGACATCACTGGCCGCTCGGACGACGTGCGGCGGCTCACCGAAACGTTCCGCCGCGCGTCAGCGAGAGGGATGATCGGGAACTTCGTGAACTTCAGGGTGTCACACATCGACACCGACCACTTCAACGCGATAGAGTCGTTTCTGCGCGCGTCGCAGCTACAGCGGGCGACGATAGAGATAACGACACAACAGTTGCGTCAGGTGAGTCACGCCGGGTGGAGCTCGTTGGAGATGAGTCTCAGGACCGGACAGGAGATAGTCGAAATCGACGTGCTCGGGGCAGGGCGGCGCCTCGGTCCGTCCGGCGGTCAGGTCCACGAACGGCGAGCCGTCGTCGGTAACATGGAGATAACCGAATACAGGTCGGTCGAAGCGCATCGACAACTCACCGAAACCGACCGGAGGACGTTCGACAAGAACCGAACGAGTCCAGTGACGATTGTGAAAGACCTCGTGACCGGCGACCGATGGCTCTTCGGTGCAGACGCTCGACAGCGACAGTTCTCCGAGTCGGTCGATGCGGTGGGACAGGCCGCGTTGAGTCGACTGCTCGGCGCTGGCGGATTCCACCTTCGGGGGGTCGAGCAGGAACACCACGGGGGAGCAATCACGACCGGTCCCGACGTGAAAGGGATGATTCGGAAGCTCCGACTGACGTTCGAGGCAAGCGACGGGACGACGAGGTTCTTCACGCAGACGAGCGAGTCGTTCGCGTCGGGGGCGTCCGCCTCCATCCGGTTCCTGGACCTCGCCGGCGTAAACGTCGAACGGGTGACGACCGACCCGTCACCGGAAGGTCGGTCGGAGGTCATCCGCGGCCGGGGGAGGACGATGGAGACGGTACAGTTCGACGCGCGGTCGTTCACCCGGGTGACCGAGTTCGTGAGAACGCACGAGGGCGAACTCATGCGCGCCGCTGCTACCCGTCACGAGACGGTGATGCTGCGACAACGCGCCGAAGCGCTCCACGAAGCGTACTCGCAGGGCGGTGCACCCGCCCGACTCCGTAGCTCGGCCGAACAGATAAAACAGGGCCTAGAGGTAGTAGAACGGCAGACGTGGGCGCGAGTGGACGCGCTGTTCAGCGCGATGGAGTCGGCTGCCGAAGGCAGACAAGGTATGCGTGCCGGTCGTGATATGTCGATAGTTACCAGCGCACTCGCGGCAATACGGCGCCACGTCGAATCGGCGAGGTTGGAGACGTTCCGACGTGATATCGAGATTCACGAGAACAGCCTGAACGCGTACGGTCGAGCGTTCCAGACGATGTTCTCGATGTTCCGTGCGGTGCAGACCGAACAGTGGCGCGAGGTGAACCGACTGCGCGGTGTCTACGAGTCACGCCTCGCGGAAGCGCGTGCAGTACTCGGGCAAGCGGAGGTTCACGAACACGTTCGGTCGGCGTGGAAGGCGACCCGGTCACATTGGACCGGAGAGCAGATTCAGCGCGTCGCCGCCCAACTCGGGCGAGCGACGTTCGCACACCGGCTCATGATGTCTGAGTTCCGAGTCGAACTGCTCCAATCGCTCGGGCGGCAGATGCGTCTGAACGAGATGATGAGCCAAGCGATGCACGGCGGCATCACCGGGGGGCGAGTCTCGGCACCGATGCGAAGTCGCGTCGGCGCCGGCGCCCTCGCGGCGCTGGAAGTCATTCGAATCGGAGTGGAACTCGCAGAGACGGCACACCAGGCCAGTATCGCGAAGGAAGCCGCAGAAGAGCGCGCACGTGCCACCGGCGCACGGACGGCGATGTGGTGGATTCGACAGGGCGTTCGACCGACGCTTGCGCTCGTCAAACGCGGTTTCTGGGGCGGCTACGACGTCGTCTCGGGCGCTCTGACACAGGAACAGATTCTCCGCGTCGCCTCCGGGGAGTCGATAGAGGCGACAGTACCCGAGTACGAGAAAGTCGTCGTCACGGGCGTCGACTCGGCGGAGCTCGAACGCGTCGTCTACTCGCAGTACCTGCAGTCACAGACGCTCGAAGACTGGACGCGGTTCAACGCCGGATACCCGTCCGACGAAGCGTTCAAGAAGTTCGGCGACGACTGGGGTGTCCGCCTCTGGGACCGCGAAGAGGGCGAGTATCGGTACGTGTACGACTCGGCGATTCAGCGGCCGTTGAACGAACTGCACGCACATCTCGAACGGGCGCAGCAGGCGCGGTTCGAACGAGACGTAGAGACGAGTGAGGAGGGTTCAGTTCGGACAGTCGAAGATACCGGCATCGTCCAGGACCTCCGGCGAGTGTACGTGTTCTCTAGCGGCGGCAGCCTGCGAAAGCTCGATTTCGACGATGTCGAACCGCGGTTCCTCCGCGTGGGGACCCAGACGGTCCGCGGGAAACAGTACGCCCTGGTCAGAGCCGTCGATATGCGGACGTTCCGGCGCCTGAGCCGCTACTACTGGCGTGAGTACTCACATTCGGTAATCGGGCAGCACTACTCGGGCCCGGTGTACGACGTCTACCGGAACGCCGAGGGGTACGCACTCGTTCACGAAGACGAACTGACATTGACGGCGGGGTCGAGACGATTCGAGAGCGAAATACGGAGCCGAGCGGGTCAGTCAGAGTGA
- a CDS encoding phage tail protein: protein MPDRYGPYRNSRYLLEIDDTIQAGFSEATIPSNTTEATEYREGNEAPTVRKLWSLNQFENLTLQWGTTDDSIAIFEWRQMVEQGKVDKARRDIAVIVLDEEGEQGPRWEFVKAWPINYDAPDLNATDSQVAIESIEIVHEGMVRRS, encoded by the coding sequence ATGCCAGACAGATACGGTCCATACCGAAATTCGCGATACCTGCTCGAAATCGACGACACCATCCAAGCGGGGTTCAGTGAAGCGACGATTCCGAGCAACACGACCGAAGCGACGGAGTACAGAGAGGGCAACGAAGCGCCCACGGTTCGAAAGCTGTGGAGTCTGAACCAGTTCGAGAACCTCACGCTCCAGTGGGGGACGACCGACGACTCCATCGCCATCTTCGAGTGGCGACAGATGGTCGAACAGGGCAAGGTGGACAAGGCGCGCCGCGACATCGCGGTCATCGTCTTGGACGAGGAGGGCGAACAGGGGCCGCGCTGGGAGTTCGTCAAGGCGTGGCCCATCAACTACGACGCGCCTGATCTGAACGCCACCGACTCGCAGGTGGCCATCGAGTCCATCGAAATCGTCCACGAAGGGATGGTCCGCCGGTCATGA
- a CDS encoding IclR family transcriptional regulator, with protein sequence MNESESRTLKTVETTFEVIDALKDLERAGVTELANHLEMSKGATYNHLATLRNAGYVVKSGDEYMLGYRFMNIGKFVQNRSLLYAVGKQHLDALAAETGEYAHLMVEQGGLGYYLYRSKGENAIAEEYHEKKSEDPDYLHYGSPGKAILAELPRERVDEIIDEHGLPKATENTITSREALYEELQRTRERGYAIYDEEEVMGIRAVGTAITDRQSHVYGAISVCGPLTRIRGETMEDELPERVQRTANLIEIDLQTTLNGDAAGDFHTNLTP encoded by the coding sequence ATGAACGAATCCGAGAGCCGCACGCTGAAAACGGTGGAAACCACGTTCGAGGTGATTGATGCCCTCAAGGACCTCGAGAGAGCGGGGGTGACAGAACTCGCCAACCACCTCGAGATGTCCAAGGGAGCGACCTACAACCACCTCGCCACACTTCGTAACGCCGGATACGTGGTGAAATCTGGTGACGAGTACATGCTCGGCTACCGATTCATGAACATCGGGAAGTTCGTCCAGAACCGGTCGCTCCTCTACGCGGTCGGTAAGCAACACCTCGATGCGTTGGCAGCAGAAACCGGTGAGTACGCCCACTTGATGGTCGAACAGGGAGGACTGGGATACTACCTGTATCGGTCGAAAGGCGAAAACGCGATCGCCGAAGAGTACCACGAGAAGAAGAGCGAAGATCCGGACTATCTCCACTACGGCTCTCCCGGCAAAGCGATATTGGCGGAGCTACCCAGAGAACGAGTCGACGAGATTATCGACGAACACGGCCTCCCGAAGGCAACCGAGAATACGATTACCTCGCGAGAAGCGTTGTACGAAGAACTCCAGCGGACGCGAGAGCGGGGATACGCGATCTACGACGAGGAGGAAGTGATGGGAATCCGTGCGGTGGGGACGGCGATTACCGACCGTCAGTCACACGTGTACGGCGCGATCAGCGTCTGTGGGCCGCTCACTCGAATTCGGGGAGAGACGATGGAAGACGAACTGCCGGAGCGTGTGCAACGAACGGCTAACCTCATCGAGATCGACCTCCAGACGACACTCAACGGCGATGCTGCTGGCGATTTTCACACGAATCTCACTCCCTGA